In a genomic window of Diadema setosum chromosome 3, eeDiaSeto1, whole genome shotgun sequence:
- the LOC140246872 gene encoding perlucin-like protein: MVASKTICVRTSGRLRVRYVLVCPGFTSSPDSCYLYRPHDRQPWEGARDRCHELGGYLVAMETPDELSSIREELLISHYGIEDFKFMWTGLNDRMSEGVYTWVEVGGTLAVTSKMWRDGQPWTPPGFDHDCISFRGYTVEDFSCNASLTYICEFKP; encoded by the exons atggttgcgagTAAAacgatttgcgtgcgcacctccggccGACTACgagtgagatacgtgctag TTTGCCCTGGGTTCACATCGTCCCCAGACTCCTGCTATCTCTACCGCCCGCACGACCGCCAGCCCTGGGAGGGGGCAAGGGATAGATGCCACGAACTAGGAGGATATCTTGTCGCCATGGAAACTCCCGATGAGCTTTCCAGTATCAGAGAGGAACTTCTTATCTCTCATTACGGAATTGAAGATTTCAAGTTCATGTGGACAGGTCTGAATGACCGAATGTCAGAGGGTGTCTACACGTGGGTTGAAGTCGGCGGCACCTTAGCAGTCACGAGTAAGATGTGGAGAGACGGTCAGCCGTGGACACCTCCTGGTTTTGACCACGACTGTATAAGTTTTCGAGGATATACTGTAGAAGATTTTTCCTGCAATGCTTCATTAACTTACATCTGTGAATTCAAGCCATGA